Part of the Pseudomonadota bacterium genome, TTGGCCCTACCAAGGACTACGAATGTAATTGTGGCAAATACAAGCGTATGAAACACAGAGGAGTAGTTTGTGAGAAATGTGGTGTTGAGGTTATACAGTCCAAGGTTCGAAGAGAACGGATGGGCCATATTGAACTTGCTGCGCCTGTTGCACATATATGGTTTTTAAAAAGTCTTCCCAGCAAAATAGGAAACCTTTTAGATATGACATTAAAGGGTTTGGAGAAAGTCTTATACTTTGACAGCTATATAGTGTTAGATCCGAAAGAGACTCCGCTGACGCGTTGCCAGCTGCTTTCCGAAGAAAAATACCGTGATGCGCTTGAAACATATGGGACAAAATTTGAAGCTGGTATCGGTGCTGAAGCAATAAAGGTTCTGTTGGAAAATATTGATCTTGAACCATTATACACAGAGTTAAGAACCGATATTAAAGCTACAACCTCATTGGCAAAAAGGCAGAAACTGTCAAAGAGGCTTAAGATTGTGGATGCATTCAGATGTTCAGGGGTAAATCCTTGCTGGATGATAATGGATGTTATTCCTGTTCTTCCTCCGGATTTGCGCCCCCTTGTTCCATTAGAAGGCGGCAGGTTTGCAACCTCCGACCTTAATGATCTCTACAGGAGAGTTATAAATCGCAATAACCGGTTAAAACGGCTGATAGATTTAAAAGCTCCTGATATTATAGTCCGCAATGAAAAAAGAATGCTTCAGGAGGCGGTAGACGCACTGTTTGATAATGGCAGGCATGGCAGAGTGATTACAGGATCCAATAAGCGGCCTTTAAAATCATTAAGTGATACGTTAAAAGGAAAACAGGGGCGCTTTCGTCAGAATCTGCTTGGCAAACGAGTTGATTATTCCGGGCGAACAGTTATTGCTATAGGCCCTAATCTCAGGCTTCATCAGTGTGGCCTTCCTAAGAAAATGGCTTTGGAGCTTTTTAAACCTTTTGTTTATTACAGGCTGGAGAAAAAAGGCCTTGTTTCCACTGTAAAGAGTGCCAAGAAGCTTGTTGAGCGTGAGACCCCGGAGGTTTGGGATACCCTTGACGAAGTTGTAAAGGAATATCCTGTGATGTTAAACCGGGCACCGACTTTGCATCGGCTTGGCATTCAGGCTTTTGAACCGATTCTTATTGAGGGCAAGGCCATTCAGCTCCATCCGCTTGTATGTACAGCATTTAATGCTGACTTTGACGGCGATCAGATGGCTGTCCATATTCCTCTTTCTGTTGAGTCACAGATAGAGGCGCGTATTTTAATGCTTTCCAGCAACAATATTTTATCAGCAGCAAATGGAAGTCCTATTATTGTACCGACTCAGGATATTGTTCTCGGGATATATTATATGACAAGGGGAGTCTCCGGTGCTAAGGGTGATGGGAAAAGATTTGCCGATCCGGAGGAGGTTCGTTCTGCTTATGATTCCGGGGTGATTGATCTTCACGCTAAGATAGTTGTTCGGATAGACGGGAAAAAAGTTAATACCACAACAGGGCGAATATTATTATGGGAAATTATTCCCAAGGATTATATTGTAAGAATGAGCCATATTATGGTTTCTTCGGAAGAAGATGCAAAGACCATTCATGAAAAAATTAGAAGTGGCGAATCTTTTTCACAGATGGTAAACCAGTACTCCGAAAATTCCGGCAAAACTTTAGATGGTGATATCGGTCTTTTAAGAAAGGAAGAGTTTACGAGAATCTTTGATATTGAAAATTCCGGTCCTGTTTTTTCTCTTGCAGAAGGGCAACTAAGTGAAATAATTATATCGCAAGAAAAATACCATATTTTTCAAATAAACGAGAAGAAATCTGAAATCCCTTTTGATGCTGTTAACAAGGTGCAGGATAAGAAATCCTTAAGAGATCTTGTTGATTATGCTTATAGAAATCTTGGCCCTAAAGCCACAGTTGTTCTTGCTGACAGGCTCAAGGATATAGGCTACAGGTATTCTACAGAAGGAGGCCTTTCTATTTCAATTGGCGACATGATAATTCCGGCTTCTAAAGGAGATATAATCAAAAAAGCCGAAAATAAAGTGTTGGAAATCGGGCGGCAGTATACCGAGGGCCTCATCACTCAAGGTGAGAAATATAATAAAGTTGTAGATATCTGGGCCAAAGCGACCGATGATGTGGCCAATGAAATGATGCAAGCAATGAAGGTTCAAACTTTGAAAGACAGTGACGGGAATAATGTGCTGGATAAGAATGGGAAACCTGTCTATGAAGAAAGTTTTAATCCAATATATATGATGGCGGAATCAGGTGCAAGAGGCAGTAAAGATCAGATGCGTCAGCTGGCGGGAATGCGTGGCCTAATGGCCAAACCTTCCGGTGAAATTATAGAAACGCCGATAAGTGCAAACTTCAGGGAGGGTCTTTCCGTATTACAGTATTTTATTTCAACACATGGTGCAAGAAAAGGACTTGCCGATACTGCTCTTAAAACCGCAAATTCAGGGTATTTAACAAGGAGACTGGCTGATGTTGCCCAGGATTGTGCAGTTATGGAGGATGACTGCGGTACTTTGATGGGTGTTGATGTTGAGCCTCTGGTTGAAGGCGGAGAAGTTATTCAGCGACTTGGAGAAAGAGTCCTTGGCAGAGTTGCAGTGGATGATATAGCTGACCCTTTTACTGATGAAGTTCTTGTTAAGAAAAGGGATGAGATTGACGAAAGCTCTGCAAAAAAAATAGAAGACGCAGGAATAACAAATGTCAGGATAAGATCTGTTCTTACATGCAAAGCCAGATACGGTGTGTGTGCAAAATGTTATGGAAGAGATCTTTCAAGCGGAGCCCAGGTCGAATTGGGTCAGGCTGTCGGAATACTCGCAGCCCAGTCGATAGGTGAGCCCGGTACTCAGCTTACTATGCGGACATTCCATATCGGCGGTACTGCGAGCCGGAGGGTTGAACAGGCCGATATCAGGGCAAGAGTTGAAGGAACAGTTAAATTTATTGACCTTCATGTTGTTAAAAATGCGGAAAACCAATATATTGTAATGAATCGCCGCGGCGGTAAATTTACAGTTGTAAGTGATTCAGGACGTGAGCTTGAAAGCTTTCCAGTAATTTACGGTGCGCATATTATGGTTATTGATGGCCAGAAGGTTAAAGGGCCTGATCCTGAAACAGGAAAATCAGGAGATCTTCTTGCTACCTGGGATCCTTTTACAACACCTATTATTACAGAAGTTGCAGGAGTCGTTAAATTCGGAGATATTGTGCCAGGCAGGACCATGAAGGAGAAAGTTGATCCTGTTACAGGAAAATCGAGTCGAACAATAATTGAAGCAAAAGGCACAGAGGTTAGACCGAGGATTTCAATCAAAGATGAAGATGGCAAAACAGTCAAACTTTCCGAATCATCAGGAATGGCCAGATACATTTTACCTATAGGTGCGGTATTAATGGTTGAAGAAGGTGAAGATGTCAAAGCCGGCAATGTTATTGCGAAACTTCCCAGGGCAACCACTAAGACCAAAGATATAACAGGTGGTCTTCCAAGAGTTGCAGAGCTTTTTGAGGTTAGAAAACCGAAGGAAATAGCAATATTAAGCGAGATAGACGGGTACGTTTCCATTGCAAAAAGTACTAAAAAAGGAAAACAAAAAGTAACAGTAACACCTGTCGATTTTGGCGAAAAGAAAGAATATCTGGTTGCGCGAGGTAAACATATAAATGTTTATGAGGGTGATTATATAAGGGCAGGGGAGCCGATTATAGGCGGTTCTGCCATACCGCAGGATATCTTAAACATCAAAGGGGAAGTGGCTCTAGCCCGTTATCTTGTTGATGAAGTCCAGGAAGTTTATAGATTGCAGGGAGTACGTATAAACGACAAACATATTGAAGTAATTGTACGACAGATGACAAGACGTGTTAAGGTTGTTGAGGTCGGAGATACTGACTTTATCCTTGAAGAGCAGATTGATCGCGGAAGGTATGAAGAGATAAACATGGCGATTAAGGCAAAAGGGGGAAAGCCTGCTATTGCCGAACCCCTTATACTTGGAATAACAAAAGCTTCTTTAAGCACCGATAGTTTTATTTCAGCAGCATCATTTCAGGAGACAACCAAGGTGTTAACTGATGCCAGCATTTCAGGTGCTATTGATTCTCTTCATGGACTTAAAGAAAATGTTATTATGGGCAGGGTTATACCTGCAGGTTCCGGTCTTTCATTAAACCAGAACATTGAAATATCCCATCAATAACAGTTAGATACTACATAGTTTTAATAAAAAGATCTTATATATATTTAGAATGGGCAGATTTTAATTGCTTTTTAGTATAAAATTGCTTGACATAAATACAGGATGTGAGTATAAAACATCGTTTTGCAGCATAGATTTTGAGTTTTATGAATTGTAAAAAGCCATAAAAAATACAATGGTTTTTAAAAACACGAAGTGTACAAAATTTAAAATAAAATATTTATTTCTCCTTTGTGGTGTATGTCTGGATTTTGTACGGGTGAATAATATTTTAAGAGGGGAATATGCCTACAATCAATCAGTTAGTTAGAAAAGGCAGGACCAAGATTGCCAAGAAGGTTACTACACCGGCTCTTAAAGGAGCTCCTCAGAAAAGAGGTGTGTGTACGCGTGTATATACATCAACTCCGAAAAAGCCAAACTCTGCTTTGCGGAAAGTCGCAAGGGTAAGGCTTACTTCAGGTGCTGAAGTTACAGCATACATTCCGGGAGTGGGGCATAACCTTCAGGAGCATTCAGTTGTATTGGTTCGTGGAGGACGTGTTAAAGACCTTCCAGGTGTAAGATATCACATAGTAAGAGGCACTCTTGATACACTGGGAGTTGAGGACAGAAAGAAGAGCAGATCCAAGTACGGTGCAAAAAGGCCAAAGTAATTATTTGGTTTGCAGGCTATTCAAAATAAGCTGTAATGAATAGCTGGATTTATTCTTGAAAAAATGTCAATGTAGGTAATTATTTTTTTTAATAAACAGATATAATATAAATGGTGTGATTTATGCCGAGAAGAAGAGATGTGCCTGAGCGGGTTGTTATCCCTGATTCTAAATACGACAACAAAGTTGTAGCCAAATTCATTAAAGCTATCATGAAGGACGGGAAAAAGAGCCTTGCCGAGTCAATACTCTATGAAGCATTTGGTATCATAGAGAAAAATGCAAATGAGCCGCCAATAAAGATTTTTGAACAGGCTTTGGATAATGTGAAACCGATAATTGAAGTTAAATCCCGGCGGGTTGGTGGATCGACATATCAGGTTCCCACAGAAATAAGACCGGCCAGAAGGATGGCTCTTGGTATAAGGTGGGTAATAAATTTTGCACACCAGCGCAATGAAAAGAGTATGGCAGGCAAGTTGGCCGGTGAAATTTTGGATGCAGCAAACAAGAGAGGCGCTTCGATAAAGAAAAAGGAAGATACACATAAAATGGCTGAAGCAAATAAGGCTTTTGCTCATTTCAGATGGTAGTATTGTTATTCTAATTTAAGCCCCTTTATTGGGAGGGTATTGAAAATGGCTAAGAAGAAATTTGAGAGGAAGAAGCCGCATGTTAATGTTGGTACCATAGGTCATATAGATCATGGCAAGACAACACTAACGGCTGCGATAACAAAGCATAGCGGATTGAAAGGTTTGGCAGAGTATATACCGTTTGATCAGATAGATAAGGCTCCTGAGGAGAAAGAAAGGGGCATAACGATAGCAACAGCACATGTTGAATACGAGACAGCAAATCGTCATTATGCACATGTGGACTGTCCGGGTCATGCGGATTATATCAAGAATATGATAACCGGAGCAGCGCAGATGGACGGAGCGATACTTGTGGTTGGAGCAGATGATGGCCCCATGCCTCAGACCAGAGAGCACATATTGCTTGCCCGTCAGGTGGGAGTTCCGTGTATAGTAGTATTTTTGAACAAGTGCGATATGGTTGATGACGAGGAGCTGATAGAGCTGGTTGAGCTGGAGTTAAGGGAGCTTTTGGACAAGTATGAATTTCCCGGAGACGACACACCGATAATACGCGGCAGTGCATTAAAGGCTCTTGAGAGTGATGATCCTGACAGTGATG contains:
- the rpoC gene encoding DNA-directed RNA polymerase subunit beta' — its product is METLYDFFAKPVDPKQYSGVRIALASPEQIRQWSFGEIKKPETINYRTFKPERDGLFCAKIFGPTKDYECNCGKYKRMKHRGVVCEKCGVEVIQSKVRRERMGHIELAAPVAHIWFLKSLPSKIGNLLDMTLKGLEKVLYFDSYIVLDPKETPLTRCQLLSEEKYRDALETYGTKFEAGIGAEAIKVLLENIDLEPLYTELRTDIKATTSLAKRQKLSKRLKIVDAFRCSGVNPCWMIMDVIPVLPPDLRPLVPLEGGRFATSDLNDLYRRVINRNNRLKRLIDLKAPDIIVRNEKRMLQEAVDALFDNGRHGRVITGSNKRPLKSLSDTLKGKQGRFRQNLLGKRVDYSGRTVIAIGPNLRLHQCGLPKKMALELFKPFVYYRLEKKGLVSTVKSAKKLVERETPEVWDTLDEVVKEYPVMLNRAPTLHRLGIQAFEPILIEGKAIQLHPLVCTAFNADFDGDQMAVHIPLSVESQIEARILMLSSNNILSAANGSPIIVPTQDIVLGIYYMTRGVSGAKGDGKRFADPEEVRSAYDSGVIDLHAKIVVRIDGKKVNTTTGRILLWEIIPKDYIVRMSHIMVSSEEDAKTIHEKIRSGESFSQMVNQYSENSGKTLDGDIGLLRKEEFTRIFDIENSGPVFSLAEGQLSEIIISQEKYHIFQINEKKSEIPFDAVNKVQDKKSLRDLVDYAYRNLGPKATVVLADRLKDIGYRYSTEGGLSISIGDMIIPASKGDIIKKAENKVLEIGRQYTEGLITQGEKYNKVVDIWAKATDDVANEMMQAMKVQTLKDSDGNNVLDKNGKPVYEESFNPIYMMAESGARGSKDQMRQLAGMRGLMAKPSGEIIETPISANFREGLSVLQYFISTHGARKGLADTALKTANSGYLTRRLADVAQDCAVMEDDCGTLMGVDVEPLVEGGEVIQRLGERVLGRVAVDDIADPFTDEVLVKKRDEIDESSAKKIEDAGITNVRIRSVLTCKARYGVCAKCYGRDLSSGAQVELGQAVGILAAQSIGEPGTQLTMRTFHIGGTASRRVEQADIRARVEGTVKFIDLHVVKNAENQYIVMNRRGGKFTVVSDSGRELESFPVIYGAHIMVIDGQKVKGPDPETGKSGDLLATWDPFTTPIITEVAGVVKFGDIVPGRTMKEKVDPVTGKSSRTIIEAKGTEVRPRISIKDEDGKTVKLSESSGMARYILPIGAVLMVEEGEDVKAGNVIAKLPRATTKTKDITGGLPRVAELFEVRKPKEIAILSEIDGYVSIAKSTKKGKQKVTVTPVDFGEKKEYLVARGKHINVYEGDYIRAGEPIIGGSAIPQDILNIKGEVALARYLVDEVQEVYRLQGVRINDKHIEVIVRQMTRRVKVVEVGDTDFILEEQIDRGRYEEINMAIKAKGGKPAIAEPLILGITKASLSTDSFISAASFQETTKVLTDASISGAIDSLHGLKENVIMGRVIPAGSGLSLNQNIEISHQ
- the rpsL gene encoding 30S ribosomal protein S12, translating into MPTINQLVRKGRTKIAKKVTTPALKGAPQKRGVCTRVYTSTPKKPNSALRKVARVRLTSGAEVTAYIPGVGHNLQEHSVVLVRGGRVKDLPGVRYHIVRGTLDTLGVEDRKKSRSKYGAKRPK
- the rpsG gene encoding 30S ribosomal protein S7, with amino-acid sequence MPRRRDVPERVVIPDSKYDNKVVAKFIKAIMKDGKKSLAESILYEAFGIIEKNANEPPIKIFEQALDNVKPIIEVKSRRVGGSTYQVPTEIRPARRMALGIRWVINFAHQRNEKSMAGKLAGEILDAANKRGASIKKKEDTHKMAEANKAFAHFRW